The following coding sequences are from one Acomys russatus chromosome 16, mAcoRus1.1, whole genome shotgun sequence window:
- the Phospho1 gene encoding phosphoethanolamine/phosphocholine phosphatase isoform X2: MSGCFPAVGLRCLSRDGRMAAPGAPRFLLTFDFDETIVDENSDDSIVRAAPGQQLPESLRATYREGYYNEYMQRVFKYLGEQGVRPRDLRAVYETIPLSPGMGDLLQFIAKQGSCFEVILISDANTFGVESALRAAGHYSLFRRILSNPSGPDARGLLTLRPFHTHNCSRCPANMCKHKVLSEYLRERARDGVHFERLFYVGDGANDFCPMGLLAGGDVAFPRHGYPMHRLIQEAQKAEPSSFRAHVVPWQTATEVRQHLQQVLKTC, from the exons ATGAGCGGCTGTTTTCCAGCCGTTGGTCTACGATGcctatctagg GACGGCAGGATGGCTGCGCCAGGAGCGCCTCGCTTCCTTCTGACCTTCGACTTCGATGAGACCATCGTGGACGAAAACAGCGACGACTCGATCGTGCGCGCTGCGCCAGGCCAGCAGCTGCCCGAGAGCCTGCGTGCCACTTACCGCGAGGGCTACTACAATGAGTATATGCAGCGCGTCTTCAAGTACCTCGGTGAGCAGGGTGTACGGCCTCGGGACCTGCGCGCTGTCTATGAGACCATCCCCCTGTCGCCGGGCATGGGCGATTTGTTGCAGTTCATAGCCAAGCAGGGCTCCTGCTTCGAGGTTATCCTCATTTCGGATGCCAACACCTTTGGTGTGGAGAGTGCCCTGCGCGCCGCAGGCCACTACAGTTTATTCCGCCGGATCCTCAGCAACCCGTCCGGGCCGGATGCACGGGGACTGCTGACGCTGCGGCCCTTCCACACGCACAACTGCTCGCGCTGCCCCGCCAACATGTGTAAGCACAAGGTGCTCAGCGAATACCTGCGTGAGCGGGCCCGTGACGGCGTGCACTTCGAGCGCCTCTTCTACGTGGGTGATGGTGCAAATGACTTCTGCCCCATGGGGTTGCTGGCGGGTGGGGACGTGGCCTTCCCGCGCCACGGCTACCCCATGCACCGCCTCATCCAGGAGGCACAGAAGGCCGAACCCAGCTCCTTCCGCGCCCACGTGGTGCCCTGGCAAACAGCCACCGAAGTGCGCCAACATCTGCAACAGGTGCTGAAGACGTGTTGA
- the Phospho1 gene encoding phosphoethanolamine/phosphocholine phosphatase isoform X1, translating into MCQRPWPWPANQPLPGRLPPRRLSLVPSCSSSPCSQDGRMAAPGAPRFLLTFDFDETIVDENSDDSIVRAAPGQQLPESLRATYREGYYNEYMQRVFKYLGEQGVRPRDLRAVYETIPLSPGMGDLLQFIAKQGSCFEVILISDANTFGVESALRAAGHYSLFRRILSNPSGPDARGLLTLRPFHTHNCSRCPANMCKHKVLSEYLRERARDGVHFERLFYVGDGANDFCPMGLLAGGDVAFPRHGYPMHRLIQEAQKAEPSSFRAHVVPWQTATEVRQHLQQVLKTC; encoded by the coding sequence ATGTGCCAGCGACCCTGGCCGTGGCCCGCTAACCAGCCTCTCCCTGGCCGGCTCCCGCCGCGCCGCCTCTCGCTTgtcccctcctgctcctcttcccccTGCTCCCAGGACGGCAGGATGGCTGCGCCAGGAGCGCCTCGCTTCCTTCTGACCTTCGACTTCGATGAGACCATCGTGGACGAAAACAGCGACGACTCGATCGTGCGCGCTGCGCCAGGCCAGCAGCTGCCCGAGAGCCTGCGTGCCACTTACCGCGAGGGCTACTACAATGAGTATATGCAGCGCGTCTTCAAGTACCTCGGTGAGCAGGGTGTACGGCCTCGGGACCTGCGCGCTGTCTATGAGACCATCCCCCTGTCGCCGGGCATGGGCGATTTGTTGCAGTTCATAGCCAAGCAGGGCTCCTGCTTCGAGGTTATCCTCATTTCGGATGCCAACACCTTTGGTGTGGAGAGTGCCCTGCGCGCCGCAGGCCACTACAGTTTATTCCGCCGGATCCTCAGCAACCCGTCCGGGCCGGATGCACGGGGACTGCTGACGCTGCGGCCCTTCCACACGCACAACTGCTCGCGCTGCCCCGCCAACATGTGTAAGCACAAGGTGCTCAGCGAATACCTGCGTGAGCGGGCCCGTGACGGCGTGCACTTCGAGCGCCTCTTCTACGTGGGTGATGGTGCAAATGACTTCTGCCCCATGGGGTTGCTGGCGGGTGGGGACGTGGCCTTCCCGCGCCACGGCTACCCCATGCACCGCCTCATCCAGGAGGCACAGAAGGCCGAACCCAGCTCCTTCCGCGCCCACGTGGTGCCCTGGCAAACAGCCACCGAAGTGCGCCAACATCTGCAACAGGTGCTGAAGACGTGTTGA
- the Abi3 gene encoding ABI gene family member 3, with protein MAELQQLQDFDIPTGREALRGNHGALLRVANYCEDNYLQATDKRKALEETMAFTTQALASVAYQVGNLAGHTLRMLDLQGAALRQVEAKISTLGQMVNMHMEKVARREIGTLATVMRLPPSQKVIAPESLPPLTPYYRKPLNFACLDDIGHGVKDLSTQLSRTGTLSRKSIKAPATPASATLGRPPRIPEPVQLPAVPDGGKLSAASSASSLASAGSAEGASGVPQPKGQVAPATPPPPPVVPATPPPPPISAEVFLPPPPLEVSQPPPEAELPLPPPPALEEDELGLLPPPPPGFGPDEPSWVPDAYLEKVVTLYPYTRQKDNELSFSEGTVICVTRRYSDGWCEGVSSEGTGFFPGNYVEPSC; from the exons ATGGCTGAGCTACAGCAGCTGCAGGATTTTGATATCCCCACGGGCCGGGAGGCTCTGCGAGGCAACCACGGCGCCCTGCTGCGGGTGGCCAACTACTGCGAGGATAACTACTTGCAG GCCACAGACAAGCGAAAGGCTCTAGAGGAGACCATGGCTTTTACTACCCAGGCCCTGGCCAGTGTGGCCTACCAAGTGGGTAACCTGGCTGGACATACTCTTCGAATGCTGGACCTACAGGGTGCTGCTCTGAGACAGGTGGAAGCCAAGATCAGCACGCTGGGCCAG ATGGTGAACATGCATATGGAAAAGGTGGCCAGAAGGGAGATCGGCACTTTGGCCACTGTCATGCGGCTGCCCCCTAGCCAGAAGGTCATCGCTCCTGAGAGCCTGCCTCCCCTCACTCCCTACTACAGAAAACCCCTCAACTTCGCCTGCTTGGATGACATTGGCCATGGAGTCAAG GACTTGAGCACGCAGCTGTCGAGGACCGGGACCCTATCTCGCAAGAGCATCAAGGCGCCTGCTACACCTGCTTCCGCCACGCTGGG GAGACCACCCCGGATCCCTGAGCCGGTGCAGCTCCCGGCAGTGCCGGACGGCGGCAAGCTCTCCGcggcttcctctgcctcttccttggcCTCGGCAGG CAGTGCAGAAGGCGCCAGTGGGGTCCCCCAGCCCAAGGGACAGGTAGCACCTGCGACCCCGCCTCCTCCACCTGTAGTACCTGCAACCCCGCCTCCTCCACCAATCTCTGCTGAGGTCTTCTTGCCTCCCCCTCCGCTGGAGGTGTCCCAGCCTCCTCCGG AAGCAGAGttgcccctgccccctcctccagccCTAGAGGAGGATGAACTGgggctgctgcctcctcctccgcCAGGTTTTGGACCAGATGAGCCCAGCTGGGTCCCTGATGCCTACTTGGAGAAAG TGGTGACATTGTACCCATACACCCGGCAGAAGGACAATGAGCTTTCCTTCTCTGAAGGCACCGTCATCTGTGTCACTCGCCGCTACTCAGATggctggtgtgagggtgtcagctcaGAGGGCACTGGGTTCTTCCCAGGGAACTATGTGGAGCCCAGCTGCTGA
- the Gngt2 gene encoding guanine nucleotide-binding protein G(I)/G(S)/G(O) subunit gamma-T2, translating to MAQDLSEKELLRMEVEQLKKEVKNPRDPISKTGKEIKDYVEAQAGTDPLLKGIPEDKNPFKEKGACVIS from the exons ATGGCCCAGGATCTCAGTGAAAAGGAGCTGCTGAGGATGGAAGTAGAACAGCTGAAGAAGGAAGTGAAGAACCCACGTGATCCG ATTTCCAAGACAGGAAAGGAGATCAAGGATTACGTCGAGGCCCAAGCAGGGACGGACCCCCTTCTCAAAGGCATCCCAGAAGACAAAAACCCCTTCAAAGAGAAAGGCGCTTGTGTGATAAGCTGA